In Epinephelus moara isolate mb chromosome 9, YSFRI_EMoa_1.0, whole genome shotgun sequence, a genomic segment contains:
- the gsna gene encoding gelsolin a isoform X2 — protein MAAQHPEFQRAGKEPGLQVWRVENFDLVPVPKNLYGGFYSGDAYLILNTIKQRSGNLQYDLHFWLGEACTQDESGSAAIFTVQMDDFLGGKPIQYREVQGYESKTFLGYFKSGLKYMKGGVASGFKHVVTNEVVVQRVLKVKGRRSVRATEVAVSWDSFNQGDCFILDLGAEIYQWCGSQSNRFEKLKATQVAKGIRDNERSGRAKVYLCDEGMEREKMIEVLGEKPDLPAGTSDDITADASNRKMAKLYKVSNASGDMTIALVAAENPFAQSALDSGDCFILDHGTDGKIFVWKGKDANMDERKEAMKAADEFIKKMGYPKHTQVQILPEMGETPLFKQFFKNWRDRDQTEGLGVAYIANSIAKIEKVPFDASTLHDSAAMAAQHGMVDEGNGEKQIWRIEGNDKVPVDPSTYGQFYGGDSYIILYNYRHGGRQGHIIYMWLGSDSSQDEIGTCAILGSQLDDELGGGPVQVRVMQGKEPAHLMSLFGGQPMVVYKGGTSREGGQSAPAETRLFQVRSNSAGHTRAVELDAASSNLNSNDAFILVTPGGSFTWVGVGASDTEKQGAQQLCDILGVSASELSEGGETDQFWEALGGKTEYRTSTRLKDKMDAHPPRLFACSNKTGNFIIEEVPGEMTQDDLATDDVMILDTWEQVFVWIGNEAQEEEKTEAMKSAVRYIETDPANRDPRTPIVKIKQSFEPPTFTGWFLGWDHEYWTSDPLERAMADLEL, from the exons ATGGCAGCGCAACACCCAGAGTTCCAGCGGGCCGGAAAGGAGCCAGGCCTCCAGGTGTGGAGGGTGGAGAACTTTGACCTGGTGCCCGTCCCTAAAAATCTGTATGGGGGATTTTACAGCGGAGACGCCTACCTCATCCTCAACACCATCAAACAACGCTCCGGAAACCTGCAGTACGACCTCCACTTTTGGTTGG GTGAGGCCTGCACCCAGGATGAGAGCGGCTCGGCGGCCATCTTTACAGTCCAAATGGACGACTTCCTGGGGGGGAAACCCATCCAGTACCGCGAGGTCCAGGGGTACGAGTCCAAAACCTTTCTTGGGTACTTCAAGTCCGGACTCAAGTACATG AAAGGGGGCGTGGCGTCTGGGTTCAAGCACGTCGTCACCAACGAGGTGGTTGTGCAGCGGGTGCTCAAGGTCAAAGGTCGCCGTTCTGTCCGGGCAACAGAGGTGGCGGTCAGCTGGGACAGCTTCAACCAGGGAGACTGCTTCATCCTGGACCTGGGAGCT GAGATTTACCAGTGGTGCGGCTCCCAGAGCAACCGCTTTGAGAAGCTGAAGGCTACGCAGGTCGCCAAGGGTATCCGTGACAACGAGCGCAGCGGGAGGGCAAAGGTTTACCTCTGTGACGaggggatggagagagagaagatgatAGAG GTGCTGGGTGAAAAACCAGATCTGCCTGCCGGAACCTCTGATGACATCACGGCTGACGCTTCAAACAGGAAGATGGCCAAACTCTACAAG GTGTCCAATGCCAGTGGAGACATGACCATCGCGCTGGTGGCAGCAGAAAATCCGTTTGCCCAGAGCGCCTTGGATTCCGGTGACTGCTTCATTCTGGACCATGGCACAGATGGCAAGATCTTCGTCTGGAAGG GCAAAGACGCCAACATGGACGAGAGGAAGGAAGCCATGAAAGCAGCAGACGAGTTCATCAAGAAGATGGGTTACCCCAAACACACTCAGGTCCAGATCCTGCCAGAGATGGGCGAGACGCCGCTCTTCAAGCAGTTCTTCAAAAACTGGCGGGACAGAGATCAGACGGAGGGCTTGGGTGTGGCCTACATCGCCAACAGCATCGCCAAGATCGAGAAGGTGCCATTCGACGCTTCCACCCTGCACGACTCCGCTGCCATGGCTGCCCAGCACGGCATGGTGGATGAAGGCAACGGAGAGAAACAG ATTTGGCGTATTGAGGGCAACGACAAGGTGCCAGTGGATCCATCCACATACGGACAGTTCTATGGAGGAGACAGCTACATCATCCTTTACAACTACAGACACGGAGGACGTCAGGGACACATTATCTACATGTG GCTGGGCAGTGACTCCAGTCAGGATGAGATCGGGACCTGTGCGATCCTCGGCTCTCAGCTGGATGATGAGCTCGGCGGTGGTCCTGTGCag GTGAGGGTGATGCAGGGCAAAGAGCCAGCCCATCTGATGAGTCTGTTTGGAGGACAGCCCATGGTGGTGTACAAGGGAGGAACGTCCAGAGAAGGAGGTCAGTCCGCTCCCGCAGAGACTCGACTCTTCCAGGTGCGCTCCAACTCTGCAGGACACACCCGAGCTGTGGAG CTTGATGCAGCGTCCTCCAACCTGAACTCCAACGACGCCTTTATTCTGGTGACCCCTGGTGGCTCCTTCACGTGGGTGGGAGTGGGTGCCAGTGACACAGAGAAGCAGGGAGCTCAGCAGCTGTGTGACATCCTGGGAGTGTCGGCCTCTGAGCTGTCTGAGGGAGGAGAGACTG ATCAGTTCTGGGAAGCTCTGGGAGGAAAGACAGAATATCGCACCTCCACCAGACTCAAGGACAAGATGGACGCTCACCCTCCCAGACTCTTCGCCTGCTCCAACAAGACTGGAAACTTCATC ATTGAGGAGGTACCCGGGGAGATGACCCAGGACGACCTCgccactgatgatgtcatgatcCTGGACACCTGGGAGCAg GTGTTTGTCTGGATCGGAAATGAGGCCCAAGAGGAAGAGAAGACTGAAGCCATGAAGTCTG CGGTCCGTTACATCGAGACAGATCCCGCCAACAGAGACCCCCGGACGCCCATCGTCAAGATCAAGCAAAGCTTCGAGCCGCCCACCTTCACCGGCTGGTTCCTGGGCTGGGACCACGAGTACTGGACCAGCGACCCCCTGGAGCGTGCTATGGCTGATCTGGAGCTGTGA
- the gsna gene encoding gelsolin a isoform X1: MAAQHPEFQRAGKEPGLQVWRVENFDLVPVPKNLYGGFYSGDAYLILNTIKQRSGNLQYDLHFWLGEACTQDESGSAAIFTVQMDDFLGGKPIQYREVQGYESKTFLGYFKSGLKYMKGGVASGFKHVVTNEVVVQRVLKVKGRRSVRATEVAVSWDSFNQGDCFILDLGAEIYQWCGSQSNRFEKLKATQVAKGIRDNERSGRAKVYLCDEGMEREKMIEVLGEKPDLPAGTSDDITADASNRKMAKLYKVSNASGDMTIALVAAENPFAQSALDSGDCFILDHGTDGKIFVWKGKDANMDERKEAMKAADEFIKKMGYPKHTQVQILPEMGETPLFKQFFKNWRDRDQTEGLGVAYIANSIAKIEKVPFDASTLHDSAAMAAQHGMVDEGNGEKQIWRIEGNDKVPVDPSTYGQFYGGDSYIILYNYRHGGRQGHIIYMWLGSDSSQDEIGTCAILGSQLDDELGGGPVQVVGAPITTQVRVMQGKEPAHLMSLFGGQPMVVYKGGTSREGGQSAPAETRLFQVRSNSAGHTRAVELDAASSNLNSNDAFILVTPGGSFTWVGVGASDTEKQGAQQLCDILGVSASELSEGGETDQFWEALGGKTEYRTSTRLKDKMDAHPPRLFACSNKTGNFIIEEVPGEMTQDDLATDDVMILDTWEQVFVWIGNEAQEEEKTEAMKSAVRYIETDPANRDPRTPIVKIKQSFEPPTFTGWFLGWDHEYWTSDPLERAMADLEL, encoded by the exons ATGGCAGCGCAACACCCAGAGTTCCAGCGGGCCGGAAAGGAGCCAGGCCTCCAGGTGTGGAGGGTGGAGAACTTTGACCTGGTGCCCGTCCCTAAAAATCTGTATGGGGGATTTTACAGCGGAGACGCCTACCTCATCCTCAACACCATCAAACAACGCTCCGGAAACCTGCAGTACGACCTCCACTTTTGGTTGG GTGAGGCCTGCACCCAGGATGAGAGCGGCTCGGCGGCCATCTTTACAGTCCAAATGGACGACTTCCTGGGGGGGAAACCCATCCAGTACCGCGAGGTCCAGGGGTACGAGTCCAAAACCTTTCTTGGGTACTTCAAGTCCGGACTCAAGTACATG AAAGGGGGCGTGGCGTCTGGGTTCAAGCACGTCGTCACCAACGAGGTGGTTGTGCAGCGGGTGCTCAAGGTCAAAGGTCGCCGTTCTGTCCGGGCAACAGAGGTGGCGGTCAGCTGGGACAGCTTCAACCAGGGAGACTGCTTCATCCTGGACCTGGGAGCT GAGATTTACCAGTGGTGCGGCTCCCAGAGCAACCGCTTTGAGAAGCTGAAGGCTACGCAGGTCGCCAAGGGTATCCGTGACAACGAGCGCAGCGGGAGGGCAAAGGTTTACCTCTGTGACGaggggatggagagagagaagatgatAGAG GTGCTGGGTGAAAAACCAGATCTGCCTGCCGGAACCTCTGATGACATCACGGCTGACGCTTCAAACAGGAAGATGGCCAAACTCTACAAG GTGTCCAATGCCAGTGGAGACATGACCATCGCGCTGGTGGCAGCAGAAAATCCGTTTGCCCAGAGCGCCTTGGATTCCGGTGACTGCTTCATTCTGGACCATGGCACAGATGGCAAGATCTTCGTCTGGAAGG GCAAAGACGCCAACATGGACGAGAGGAAGGAAGCCATGAAAGCAGCAGACGAGTTCATCAAGAAGATGGGTTACCCCAAACACACTCAGGTCCAGATCCTGCCAGAGATGGGCGAGACGCCGCTCTTCAAGCAGTTCTTCAAAAACTGGCGGGACAGAGATCAGACGGAGGGCTTGGGTGTGGCCTACATCGCCAACAGCATCGCCAAGATCGAGAAGGTGCCATTCGACGCTTCCACCCTGCACGACTCCGCTGCCATGGCTGCCCAGCACGGCATGGTGGATGAAGGCAACGGAGAGAAACAG ATTTGGCGTATTGAGGGCAACGACAAGGTGCCAGTGGATCCATCCACATACGGACAGTTCTATGGAGGAGACAGCTACATCATCCTTTACAACTACAGACACGGAGGACGTCAGGGACACATTATCTACATGTG GCTGGGCAGTGACTCCAGTCAGGATGAGATCGGGACCTGTGCGATCCTCGGCTCTCAGCTGGATGATGAGCTCGGCGGTGGTCCTGTGCag GTTGTTGGTGCTCCTATAACCACTCAG GTGAGGGTGATGCAGGGCAAAGAGCCAGCCCATCTGATGAGTCTGTTTGGAGGACAGCCCATGGTGGTGTACAAGGGAGGAACGTCCAGAGAAGGAGGTCAGTCCGCTCCCGCAGAGACTCGACTCTTCCAGGTGCGCTCCAACTCTGCAGGACACACCCGAGCTGTGGAG CTTGATGCAGCGTCCTCCAACCTGAACTCCAACGACGCCTTTATTCTGGTGACCCCTGGTGGCTCCTTCACGTGGGTGGGAGTGGGTGCCAGTGACACAGAGAAGCAGGGAGCTCAGCAGCTGTGTGACATCCTGGGAGTGTCGGCCTCTGAGCTGTCTGAGGGAGGAGAGACTG ATCAGTTCTGGGAAGCTCTGGGAGGAAAGACAGAATATCGCACCTCCACCAGACTCAAGGACAAGATGGACGCTCACCCTCCCAGACTCTTCGCCTGCTCCAACAAGACTGGAAACTTCATC ATTGAGGAGGTACCCGGGGAGATGACCCAGGACGACCTCgccactgatgatgtcatgatcCTGGACACCTGGGAGCAg GTGTTTGTCTGGATCGGAAATGAGGCCCAAGAGGAAGAGAAGACTGAAGCCATGAAGTCTG CGGTCCGTTACATCGAGACAGATCCCGCCAACAGAGACCCCCGGACGCCCATCGTCAAGATCAAGCAAAGCTTCGAGCCGCCCACCTTCACCGGCTGGTTCCTGGGCTGGGACCACGAGTACTGGACCAGCGACCCCCTGGAGCGTGCTATGGCTGATCTGGAGCTGTGA